The window GCGGGCCGACGGGCCGTGGACAGCGGTGACGATGATGACGCGCCGGCGCACTGCGGCACTCACCACCTTTCCAGGTGAGTGGTGAACAACAGCTCGGTGCGGTCGCCGGGCAGCGTGACAAGGGAGACCTCCACGACACGGTCATGGATGTCGTACGACGTCTTGCACAGGACCAGCACCGGGGCGCCGGCGGGCAGTTCCAGTTCCCGCGCCTCGGCGGGCGTGGGCGGACGGGCCGTGACGCGTTCCTCGACGCGGTCCACCTCGATGCCCACGGTGTGCAGTTGGTGCTGCGTGCCGCCGGGCCAGGGTTCGCCCGCCGGGTCGAGGAGGTCGGGGTTCGCCGCGATCAGGTCGCGCCGGAGATAGGACGTGATCAGGCTGAAAGGGGCGCTCTCGGCGGCGCGGCGCGTGCGGTAGGAGCGCTTGAGGAGCGGGGTGCCTACGGGGACGCCGAATACTTCCGCGAGTTCCTCGCTGGCGTCGGTGTTGTCGTACTCGGCGTGGAAGACCAGATCGGAGCATTCGAGCCCGGTGTCGTGCTCGGTGGCTCCCCTGCCGGCCCGCTCGGATCGCGGGCGGCGCACCCGGTTCTTCTCCCACTGGTGGCGCCGGCTGTCGCGGACCGCGGGCGTGCGAGGCATGGGTCCAGGCTACGACGAGGCCCGGCCACTCGATCGAGTGGCCGGGCCCGGGTTGAGGGCGGAGCTGTACGCAAGTTCGCCGGGATGGGCAGGGGGATATGGGGCGGTACGGGTCCTGTCAGCGTTGGAGCGGGATGTGCGTGTCCTCGGCCGGGGGTACCTCGGAGTCGCAGTCAGCGGCGGCCGCTTCCTCTTCCGTGTCCGCGGGCGGGCGGTGGCGGCAGCTCGGTGTCTTGCCGTGCGCCTCGGCGCGGATGCGCTGCTTCATCGTGGGGGGCAGTGACCTGGCGTAGGACCAGGCCCAGTGGGACATCGCCGGCACCGTGATCTGCGCGGTGCTGTCGCTGTTGCGGGTCGTCTCGGTCCGGGGTACGGCCGCGGCGGCGGTCGTGGTGACGAGTCCGAGCGCCGTGCACAGCGCGAGGAAGGCGGTGACGATGGCGGTCCACAGCTTCATGACCTTGTTCCGGGCCATGGCCCCTCACTTTCGGGTTGGGCGATTTGCGTACTTTCCTCATGATGTGTATGGGGGCCGCGAAGTGGTGGACCTACGCCCGTGGCGCGTCGATGTTCAGATGAACACCACTCGGATGGGTGCAAGGAGGTGGAAAAGCGGAGAAGAGCGCCCAAAGTCACCGTCTGTAGGGGTGTGATCACCCTCAGATCGGAGCGCCGAGTTCCGGTCCTACTGCGGTCCACCTGTGGGCAGTTGGGGGGTCCGCACAGGGTCACCGATCGATATCGGTCGGTGTGTATAGTCGGGCGCCAGAGGTCCCCTACGTCAACGAAAGACGAGGTCGCGCGGTGAAGAAGCTTCTCCTGGTCGCACTGGCCGCCATCGGCGGGCTCCTCGTGTACCGCCAGATCCAGGCGGATCGCGCCGAGCAGGATCTGTGGACGGAGGCGACTGACTCCGTGCCCACGGGTTCGTGAGTATCGACAACCTGATCTGAGAACAGACCCCGACCGTATTGCGGTCGGGGTTTTGTGTTGCCGATTGTGGGGGTGCCGTGCGGCCGGGGTGGGCAGGATGGGGCACGTTCCGCGGTCCGGCGGCTGGTTCGGTGACGAGAAGGGGTGGCGCGTGATGGGGCGGCGTACGGCATGGTGGCGTGCGGTGTGCCGCGTGGCCGTGGTGGGGGCGGTGCTGTGCGGAACCGGAGCCGGGGCCGGCGGGTCCGCGGTTGCGGCGGGGACGCCGACGCCTTATGCCTTCTCGCCGGACGCCACCACCGTCCCGGGCGTCGGGAGCACCGCGGACGCCGTACGGCTTGAATCCGGTCGGACGTACCGGAGCTCCCTCCCGGTGAGCGAAGACGTCTACTACCGCCTCGAGCTCGACGCCACCTCCAGCGCGTACGTCTCCGCCACCGCGGTCCCCCCGGCGGACGCCGTCGTCTCCGCCTCCGACGGGATCCGGGTGTCGGTGCAGGATGCCGACAGCCGCTCCTGCAACTCCGAGACGGAGAACTTCGGCGGCGGCAGCAGCGCACGTCCGATCACTGCCGTGGCGATGCGGGAGCGGTCCGCGACGCGTACGCGGTGCGGGGAGGCGGGCACGTACTACGTGGTCGTCGAGCGGGTGGGCACGACGACCGCCGACGATGTCGACTGGGACCTGGAACTCGCCACGTTCTCGGAGCCCCCGCTGGCGGAGGCCGCACCCAGTAGTGCCCCCGAGGCCTGGGACTCAGCCTCTCCCACGCCGCAGACGGGCGAGGCGGTACGGCGGTCCGGTGGCGCGGGGTTCGCCTCGGCCGTCTCCGTGGGGCAGGGCGTCTGGCGCTCGGATATCTCACCCGGCCAGACCGTCTTCTACAAGGTGCCGGTCGGCTGGGGGGAGCGGCCGCACGCGTCGGCCGAGCTGGCGAGTTCGGGAGAGGGCTCCCGGGTGGTCGTGGGGGCGCTGGAGCTGTCCGTCCACAACCCTGTGCGTGCGCCTCTGGACGACGTCAGTCTCAACTACAACGGCAGCCAGCGGTCCGCCTCGCTCGATCCGTTGCCGCCGGTGGCGTACGAGAACCGGTACGGGAGCACCGACCAGGTCAAGGGGATGCGGTTCGGGGGGTCCTACTACCTGGTCGTGCACCTGGGCGCGCAGGTGGCTGAGCGGTTCGGGGACGGGCCGTTCGTTTTGACGCTGCGGGTGCGGGTCGACGGCTCGAAGGGGGGCGGTCCGGTTTATGAGGGGCGGTTCCGGCCGCAGGATGTGTTCGCGTCGCCTGTGGGGGTGGGGGAGCCCGGTGTGGTGCCTTCCGGGGGCGGGGGCGCGGGGGACGACGACGCCTTGATGACGGTGGTCGCGGTGAGCGGCATCGGGGGTGGGACGGTGATTCTGGCCGTGCTCGGGGTGTGGACGGGCCTGGGGCGGCGGAGGGCGTCCTAGCGTCCTGGCGTCGGGCCGGGGGCGCCCTCGGGTCCTGGCGTCCGAGCGTCCGAGCGTCCGGTGGAGGGCGTCCTGGCGTCCGCGTTCAGATACGGGCCAGGGCCCAGAATCCCGTGGCGTAGCAGGCCAGGGCGAACAGCAGCAGGGGGATCGCGACCTTCGCGGGCGGTCCGGGGCGGCGGGCGGCCATACGGGCGGCTCGGCGGCGGGCGGTGCGGTGGCCTGTCGTCGGAGTGGGAACCTCCGGGACCTGAGCGGTGTACGAAGCAGTAGAGGCAGTTTCGGAACTCCGGTGCGGAACCGGGGTGGGGGGCTGCGTGGGGTACTGCGGGACGTACGAACGGGGGCTGGACAGGACATGGGTGGGGCCGTACGGGGATTGCTCCTGTTCCTGGAGCTGATGCTGGGGTGGTGCCTGAGGTGGCGGCAGGGGGAAGCTGCCGGTGTCCGACATGCTGGGCATGGGTTTCGGCGGGGTGGCGGGTTCCACTCCCGGCGCCTGCTTGAGCGGCCCATGGGGCCCGAACCCCTCCGGCAGCGGCCCGACTTGGTCGAAGATCTCGATGACATCATCGTCAGGGCTCGGCTGCGGCAGGAGCTCGGCCGCCGAGGCGAGCGCCTTGCGGGCCCCGGTCGCCGTGCGGAACCGCGACTCGGGATCCGGCTGCAGCAGCGTCGCCACGACCTGCCACAGCGGCTCGGGAATCCCCTTGGGCGCCCCCGGCGTGCCATGCGCCGCGAAATACTCGATGAGCGCCTTGGCATCCGGCTTGGCGCCCTCCAGCAGATACAGCGCCACCAGACCTACGGCGAACAGGTCCGCAGGGAAGTCCGGTTCCGCGCCCAGCAGTTGCTCGGGCGCGAGGTAACCAGGCGTTCCCACCACGAGGTTGGTCTCGGTCAGCCGTGGTTCGCCCAGCCGCATCGCGATGCCGAAGTCGGAAAGACGCAGCCGCGGCCGACCCGTGCCGGTGGCTTCCAGCAGCACATTGGCAGGCTTGATGTCGCGGTGCACGACGTCCTCCGCATGCACCGCGGCGAGCCCCGACAGGAGTTGGTCGAGCAGGGTGCAGACGAAGGGCGGCGGCAGGGGGCCGTAGTCGCCGACCAGATGGACCAGCGAACCGCCGGCGACCAGGTCCATGGTGAACAGGACCTTGTCGTCGTCGGCGGCCCAACTGGCGGGGGCGAGCACATGGGGGTGGTCGATCCGGAGAGCCTGCTCGCGCACGAAACGCAGCAAGGAGTGCGCGTCGCTCTGCTGGAGCACCTTGGCGGCCACATACCGGCGGCGGCGGTGATCCCAGGCGCGCCATACGGCGCCCACCCCTCCGCGTCCGATCGGGTCGACCAGTTCGTACCGCCCGGCGAAGACCTCACCCATGGCTGTGCGTCGCTCCTCCCCCTCCGCTTACCCCCCTTGCTTCCCCCTCGACGAGCGATACGACTCCCCCTCACGCCGTGAGATACCGCGCGCTGCGATTCCCTTCAGCCCTGAGGCGGGACCCCTCCCGCCGTAAGACGCGAACCCCCTCGCGTCTTACCTCCGCCTCCCCCTCCGCCGAACCCCCTCCGGCGACCGGGACGCGGGGTCAGCTCTGGTGGGACTGGTAGTGCGCGACCGCGTCGGAGGTGCGGCCCGCGCCGTACACCCGCAGGAACTCCGCGAGCTCCGGGTGCGTCGGGGCGAGAGTGTCGGCGGCATCGATGATGTCGCCGGCGGCGGCGACCGAGCGCAGCAGCGACTGGATCTCGCGGACCACCCGCTTGACCGTGGGCGCCCCCGAACTGTTCGTCGACTGTGCGGTGTTGCTGAGCACCGAGCCCCCCTGCGACTTCTTGATCTCGTCCATGCGCTCGGTGGCCTCGGCCGCACTCACACTGCCGTCCGCGACCTGCCCCGCCAGGTCCTGCAGCAGCTGCACCCGCTGCACCACGGCCGGATTGCCGATCTTCGCCCGCTGACCGCTCATCAGCTGCGACAGCATCGGTGCGGACAGTCCCAGTACCCCCGCCAGACGAGCCTGGTTCAGACCAAGATCGTCTATAAGCTTACGGAAGAGCGCCCCCAGCGGCTCCCCGTACCAGTTCCGCTGCAGTTCCCGCGCTCTCGCGGTCGCTTCCTGCTGTGCGGCGTCCATTGCGTCTCCCCATCGCTTCCCCAGAACCGCGGTTCGCTGTCGCGAACCACGCGGAGCATCTTACGGAGAGTGGTCGGCCATCGGGACCCCCAATCTTTTTGCGAGATACCCCGGGCGACCCGGTACTCTGGTTCGCGGCGCCCACCGGATGCGTGGTTCTTCCGGCTGGCCGTCACCCATCCCGGGGCCTTAGCTCAGTTGGTAGAGCGCTGTCTTTGCATGGCAGATGTCAGGGGTTCGACTCCCCTAGGCTCCACAAGTAACGCCCCTGACCTGCGGTAACGCGAGGTCAGGGGCGTTTTTGTGCGCGGTGGCCGACATCTGGCGCCGGGTTTCACGTGAAACAGCCCCGCGGGGCGGGAAACCCCCGACAGGTCTCCCGCCCCACGGGGCGCTGTGCTCAGAACGCCGTCAGCTCACGGGCGTTCCTCGCGATTCGCGGCCTCCTCGGCCTCCTTCGCCTCGACCTCCGGGTCGAGGACCGAGGGGGCACTGCCGTCCACCGAGGTGAGGTGGCCCGATTCAGGGACATCGGTCGCGGCCGGGGGCTCGACCAGCCAGTCCGGGTTGGCCTGCTTGTCCCACCACTTCCAGGCGGCGAAAGCAGCGCCCGCCAGCGCACCCGCGACCAGCAGCGCCTTCGCCAGCCGGCCGGCCCGTGCCCGGCGATCGTGCTTGCGGGCCAGCTTCTGGATCTCCTCCGGCGAGACCTGACCGCGCAACGCGGCCAACGCGGCCACACTGCGCGCCGCAGCCTCGTCCTTCATGGGCCCGGCCACCGCCACCGCATGCTCCAGCCTCGGCCGCGAATAGTCGGCCGCCTGCCGGGCAGCGATACGGGTGCGCAGAGCGGCCTCATGAGCGGCATGGTCGACCTTCGGCGGCACATGGGTGCGGGCCTGCTCCAGGCGCGGCACGACGTGGGCGTCGTACTGCACACGGGCCTGCTCAGCGGCCTGGGACACCTTCGGCGCGAGCCGTACGCGTGCCTCGTGTGCATAGTGCGTGGCCGAGTCCTTGGCTGTGCCGGCGTAGGGCGCCACCACTTCCGCGGCGTGCCGCACGCTGTCCTTCGCCGAGCCGGCTGCGGCGCGCACGCTGTCTTTGCGGGTCACGGTTCCTCCTCCTCGGTGGCGTTACGTATTTCGACTTTCCACCCTTTTAGGGATCATGCCTGTCAATGAGCCCGGGAGCATGTGAGGGCGGGCATCCGGGTCACACGGCCGCATCCGGGTCACGCAGCGGCATCCAGGTCACAGAGATGAATACAGGGCAACAGGAGCTTGTCGTCGACAATGCCACGGATCGCCGATCCGCGCCCCCGGCCCGGGGCCACTCGACCGGATTTCTGCAAGGATCGAAGACTCACCAGAAGACCAAGGAAGGCACATCGTGGCCGAGCAGCTCTACGCCACCCTCAAGACCAACCACGGCGACATCGAAGTGCGGCTGCTGCCGAACCACGCGCCCAAGACGGTGCGGAACTTCGTCGAACTCGCCAAGGGCGAGCGTGAGTGGACCAACCCCGCCACCGGCGAGCGGTCGACCGACCCCCTCTACGACGGCACGATCTTCCACCGGGTGATCAGCGGCTTCATGATCCAGGGCGGCGACCCGCTGGGCAACGGCATCGGCGGCCCCGGCTACCAGTTCGGGGACGAGTTCCACCCCGACCTGCGCTTCGACCGGCCGTACCTGCTGGCCATGGCCAACGCGGGCCCGGGCACCAACGGCTCGCAGTTCTTCATCACCGTCGCCCCGGCCGTGCACCTCAACCGCAAGCACACCATCTTCGGCGAGGTCACCGACGCGGCCAGCCAGAAGGTCGTGGACGCCATCGCCACCACCCAGATCAACCCGCGCACCACCCGCCCGGTGAGCGACGTCGTCCTCGAGACCGTCGTGGTCGAGACCCGCTGAACAGGTCCTGGCATGTCCGAAGGGAACCAGAAGGGAACCAATCGCCCCGCTCATCCGTAAAAATGGGCGGGGCGGGTGCATGCCGGGACGACGACTTAGGGGATCTCATGGACCAGGCGCCAGACAGCGCGCACCAGGCCCAGGGCCTGCCCGGCTGCTACCGGCACCCGGACCGCGAGACCGGCGTCCGCTGCACGCGCTGCGAGCGCCCCATCTGCCCCGAGTGCATGGTGAGCGCCTCCGTCGGCTTCCAGTGCCCCGACTGCGTCCGCACCGGCTCCGGCACCGGACACTCGCCCACCGCGGCCCGTCCCCGCACGATCGCGGGCGGCACCCTCACCGCCGACCCGCACCTGATCACCAAGATCCTCATCGGCATCAACCTCGCGGTGTTCATCGCCGTACAGGCCAGCCAGTCGCTGCTGAACGACCTCGTCCTCCGCGGCGCCTGGCCCCCCGAGCCCTTCACCCCCACCCAGGGCGTCGCCGGCGGTGAGTGGTACCGCCTGGTCACCTCGATGTTCACGCACGAGGAGATCTGGCACATCGCCTTCAACATGCTCAGCCTTTGGTGGCTCGGCGGCCCTCTCGAAGCCGCCCTCGGCCGAGCCCGCTACCTGGCCCTCTACCTGGTCTCAGGCCTGGCAGGCAGCACCCTCGCCTACCTCCTGGCCTCCCCCACCACGGCCACCCTCGGCGCCTCCGGGGCCATCTTCGGCCTCTTCGGCGCCACCGCCGTCCTGATGCGCCGCCTCAACTACGACATGCGGCCCATCATCGCCCTGCTGGCGATCAACCTGATCTTCACCTTCAGCCCCGGCTTCAACATCTCCTGGCAGGCCCACATCGGCGGCCTGGTGGCAGGCGTGATCATCGGCTACGGCATGGTCCACGCCCCGCGCGAGCGGCGGGCCCTGGTCCAGTACGGCACCTGCGCCCTGGTGCTGGCGGTGGTCGTCGGGCTCACCCTGCTGCGGACCGCCCAGCTCACCTGAGCTGTGCGTATCCACAGGTGAGCGACGCTGTTGTCCACAGCATGTGCCGGATCTTGTGCATACAGTGCGGGAACAGCTGTGCCCCCTGTCACCGACCAGCGTTTCCGCAGGTCAGACAGGGGGCGAACGCGTTTTCGATTGCCGGTACTTCCGTCACACCGGCGTCAACACCCGGCGGGTTATCCACAGATCGTCTTTCTTTTCCCCATGTGGAAAACCGCTGTGGATAACTCAGCGGATAGCCCTGGGCAGAGCTGAGTTCACCGGGAAGCGGCCGTTACTTCCACTGCGTGGAGACGCCGAATCCGGCGGCGATGAAGCCGAAGCCGACCACGATGTTCCAGTTGCCCAGCGCGTCGATGGGCAGCGAACCGTCGGTCACATAGAACACAACGATCCAGGCCAGTCCGATGACGAACATGGCCAGCATCACGGGTGCCACCCAGCCACGGCTGGTCAGCTTGATGGCGGTCGCCTGCTTCGCCGGCGGCGGCGTGTAGTCGGCCTTCTTGCGGATACGTGACTTCGGCACGAGGGTCTCTCCTGTCGATGCGCTGCGTGGCCGCGCAGGGAATGTGGCTGGCTCGGGGCAGCGTACAAGGGGACACTGAGTGCTCCCCCGGGCGTCCGTTAGCGTAGTGCTTCCGTGGCGCCGAAGGAGATAAGGGTACGTTGAGCAATTCTGCCGACTTCCCCCCACCGGGATCCAGTCCTGCCCGCGGGCGCCGTCTGCGGCCCGTGCGGGTGCTCACCGCCGCCGTCTTCGCTCTCGCGGGCCTCATTTTCTTCACGAGTTTCAATACGGCCAAGGGCACCAATATCCGCACGGACGCCTCCTTGCTGAAGCTTTCGGACCTGATCCATGAGCGCAGCCTGAACAACGGCGAGCTCGACGAGTCCAACGCGGCCCTGCGCGAGGACGTGGAGACCCTCGCGGAGCGGGACGACGGCAGCACCAAGGCCGAGGACGAGAAGCTCGCGGGTCTGGAGAAGAGCGCGGGCACGCAGAAGCTGACCGGTGAGGCGCTCACCGTGACCCTGAACGACGCCCCGCCGGACGCCACCGCGAAGCTCCCCGGCTATCCCGAGCCGCAGCCCGACTACCTGGTCATCCACCAGCAGGACCTCCAGGCCGTGGTGAACGCGCTCTGGGAGGGCGGCGCCAAGGGCATCAAGGTCATGGACCAGCGGCTGATCTCCACCAGCGCCGTGCGCTGCGTCGGCAACACCCTGATCCTCCAGGGCCGCGTCTACTCACCGCCGTACAAGATCACGGCGATCGGGGAGCCGGAGAAGCTGCAGAAGGCGCTTGCGGAGAGTCCGGCGATCCAGAACTACATGGTCTACGTCAATGTGTACGGCCTGGGCTGGAAAGTCACCGAGGACGGGACGGTGACTCTTCCCGGTTACTCGGGCACAGTGGATCTGCAGTACGCCCAGCCCGTGGAGTGAGACCGGGAGCGGCCGGTGCGCGTTGTCGTCAGGACCGTCAGCGAGCTGTGTATCACCGTAGGCGCCGTGATCGTCCTGTTTGTCGTCTATGTGCTGTTCTGGACGGGCGTGAAGGCCGACCACGTCATGGACGACCAGATCGACCAGCTCGAGGAGCAGTGGGCGCAGGGGAGTGTGCGGCCGACTCCCGCGGCCGGTGCCTCCGCGAGCGCTCCGCCGTCGCCGGCGCCGTACCGGAGTGGCAAGCCTTTCGCGATCATGTACATCCCGCGTCTTGGTTTCACGTGGAACAAGCCGGTGCTGGAGGGCACGGAGACCGGCACTCTCAAGAAGGGCCTCGGGCACTATGCGCGGACCGCGCGGCTCGGACAGAAGGGCAACTTCTCGGTTGCGGGCCATCGGCGGACGTACGGCGATCCCTTCAAGGACTTTCCCAGGCTGCGTGCCGGGGACGCGGTCGTGCTGACGGACGGGACGACCTGGTTCACGTATCGCATCGACGAAGGTCCTTACAAAACCGTGCCCACGGACATTGAGGTGATCGATCCTGTGCCACGTAAGTCGGGGTACACGCGCGAGGGCCGCTATCTCACGCTCACCACGTGCGATCCGGAGTGGGGTCACAGCCACCGGCTGATCGTCTGGGCGCACCTGGACGCCACACAGCCTGTGGAGGCCGGGAAACCAGCGGCCCTGCGCCGTTAGTCTGGTGGGCGGTACGGCGTGAGTCTGGTGCCGTGGCGCTACGGAAGGGACGGCATGTACGGCTGGATCTGGCGGCATCTGCCGGGAAACGCGTGGGCGAAGGCCCTGCTGTCACTGGTGTTGGTCGTGGCCGTGGTGTACGTCCTGTTCCAGTACGTCTTCCCGTGGGCCGAGCCGCTGCTTCCCTTCAATGATGTGACGGTGGACAACCAGTGAGCGCGCGCATTCTTGTCGTCGACAACTACGACAGCTTCGTCTTCAACCTGGTCCAGTACCTGTACCAGCTGGGCGCCGAGTGCGAGGTCCTGCGCAACGACGAGGTCTCCACGGCCCACGCCCAGGACGGCTTCGACGGCGTCCTGTTGTCGCCGGGTCCCGGTACGCCGGAGGAGGCGGGCGTCTGCGTCGAGATGGTCCGCCACTGCGCGGCCACCGGTGTCCCCGTCTTCGGGGTCTGCCTGGG of the Streptomyces sp. NBC_00287 genome contains:
- a CDS encoding DUF6344 domain-containing protein, which encodes MARNKVMKLWTAIVTAFLALCTALGLVTTTAAAAVPRTETTRNSDSTAQITVPAMSHWAWSYARSLPPTMKQRIRAEAHGKTPSCRHRPPADTEEEAAAADCDSEVPPAEDTHIPLQR
- a CDS encoding DUF881 domain-containing protein yields the protein MSNSADFPPPGSSPARGRRLRPVRVLTAAVFALAGLIFFTSFNTAKGTNIRTDASLLKLSDLIHERSLNNGELDESNAALREDVETLAERDDGSTKAEDEKLAGLEKSAGTQKLTGEALTVTLNDAPPDATAKLPGYPEPQPDYLVIHQQDLQAVVNALWEGGAKGIKVMDQRLISTSAVRCVGNTLILQGRVYSPPYKITAIGEPEKLQKALAESPAIQNYMVYVNVYGLGWKVTEDGTVTLPGYSGTVDLQYAQPVE
- a CDS encoding DLW-39 family protein; translation: MKKLLLVALAAIGGLLVYRQIQADRAEQDLWTEATDSVPTGS
- a CDS encoding helix-turn-helix domain-containing protein, whose protein sequence is MDAAQQEATARARELQRNWYGEPLGALFRKLIDDLGLNQARLAGVLGLSAPMLSQLMSGQRAKIGNPAVVQRVQLLQDLAGQVADGSVSAAEATERMDEIKKSQGGSVLSNTAQSTNSSGAPTVKRVVREIQSLLRSVAAAGDIIDAADTLAPTHPELAEFLRVYGAGRTSDAVAHYQSHQS
- a CDS encoding serine/threonine-protein kinase, which gives rise to MGEVFAGRYELVDPIGRGGVGAVWRAWDHRRRRYVAAKVLQQSDAHSLLRFVREQALRIDHPHVLAPASWAADDDKVLFTMDLVAGGSLVHLVGDYGPLPPPFVCTLLDQLLSGLAAVHAEDVVHRDIKPANVLLEATGTGRPRLRLSDFGIAMRLGEPRLTETNLVVGTPGYLAPEQLLGAEPDFPADLFAVGLVALYLLEGAKPDAKALIEYFAAHGTPGAPKGIPEPLWQVVATLLQPDPESRFRTATGARKALASAAELLPQPSPDDDVIEIFDQVGPLPEGFGPHGPLKQAPGVEPATPPKPMPSMSDTGSFPLPPPQAPPQHQLQEQEQSPYGPTHVLSSPRSYVPQYPTQPPTPVPHRSSETASTASYTAQVPEVPTPTTGHRTARRRAARMAARRPGPPAKVAIPLLLFALACYATGFWALARI
- a CDS encoding class E sortase, whose translation is MRVVVRTVSELCITVGAVIVLFVVYVLFWTGVKADHVMDDQIDQLEEQWAQGSVRPTPAAGASASAPPSPAPYRSGKPFAIMYIPRLGFTWNKPVLEGTETGTLKKGLGHYARTARLGQKGNFSVAGHRRTYGDPFKDFPRLRAGDAVVLTDGTTWFTYRIDEGPYKTVPTDIEVIDPVPRKSGYTREGRYLTLTTCDPEWGHSHRLIVWAHLDATQPVEAGKPAALRR
- a CDS encoding rhomboid family intramembrane serine protease, with protein sequence MDQAPDSAHQAQGLPGCYRHPDRETGVRCTRCERPICPECMVSASVGFQCPDCVRTGSGTGHSPTAARPRTIAGGTLTADPHLITKILIGINLAVFIAVQASQSLLNDLVLRGAWPPEPFTPTQGVAGGEWYRLVTSMFTHEEIWHIAFNMLSLWWLGGPLEAALGRARYLALYLVSGLAGSTLAYLLASPTTATLGASGAIFGLFGATAVLMRRLNYDMRPIIALLAINLIFTFSPGFNISWQAHIGGLVAGVIIGYGMVHAPRERRALVQYGTCALVLAVVVGLTLLRTAQLT
- a CDS encoding DUF5324 family protein, whose amino-acid sequence is MTRKDSVRAAAGSAKDSVRHAAEVVAPYAGTAKDSATHYAHEARVRLAPKVSQAAEQARVQYDAHVVPRLEQARTHVPPKVDHAAHEAALRTRIAARQAADYSRPRLEHAVAVAGPMKDEAAARSVAALAALRGQVSPEEIQKLARKHDRRARAGRLAKALLVAGALAGAAFAAWKWWDKQANPDWLVEPPAATDVPESGHLTSVDGSAPSVLDPEVEAKEAEEAANREERP
- a CDS encoding peptidylprolyl isomerase, whose translation is MAEQLYATLKTNHGDIEVRLLPNHAPKTVRNFVELAKGEREWTNPATGERSTDPLYDGTIFHRVISGFMIQGGDPLGNGIGGPGYQFGDEFHPDLRFDRPYLLAMANAGPGTNGSQFFITVAPAVHLNRKHTIFGEVTDAASQKVVDAIATTQINPRTTRPVSDVVLETVVVETR
- the crgA gene encoding cell division protein CrgA, producing MPKSRIRKKADYTPPPAKQATAIKLTSRGWVAPVMLAMFVIGLAWIVVFYVTDGSLPIDALGNWNIVVGFGFIAAGFGVSTQWK
- a CDS encoding UTRA domain-containing protein encodes the protein MPRTPAVRDSRRHQWEKNRVRRPRSERAGRGATEHDTGLECSDLVFHAEYDNTDASEELAEVFGVPVGTPLLKRSYRTRRAAESAPFSLITSYLRRDLIAANPDLLDPAGEPWPGGTQHQLHTVGIEVDRVEERVTARPPTPAEARELELPAGAPVLVLCKTSYDIHDRVVEVSLVTLPGDRTELLFTTHLERW